The genomic region AGTCCACCTAATGTTTTATGTGAGTATGCTTAAGCCATTCTATGAGGATCAAGAGGATCTAAATCAAGGCAAGTCAGAACGAACACCAATGGGGGTGAAGGTCTCCTACGATCACAAAGTTGAAAGTATCGAGGTAGACCGTGTGATTAGACGAAAGTACTATAGGCTGAGGCATGAGTACTTTGTGTGATGGAAGGGACTTCCCAATATTGAAGCAAGTTGGGAACCTATCGGGGCCTTATGGCAGTTTCAAGGTAAGATAGACCAGTTCCATGTGGAGGACACGACGAGGGCGTCACTAGAATAGATggggagaatgtcatgggttgcgcatgggagcaTGTAACCATGGCACAATCATATGATCCATCATGATCAAGGGAGGTTATTGGCCCAATCAAACTGGCCCGTTGCTTGGGAAGAATGAAGGCTCATCTACAAAGTATGACCAAGTCAAAGATATGCAATCTTATAGATAACTTGTAagtttaaaagatataataaatgtaatttgATAGCTTTTAATCCTAgccattgatgtattttaattcATACCGTTGATTttagggaggctcaactataaatagaggtctctcCCCCTTATTGTAAATAATTCATTGAGTAATAAAATTCTTGAGAGCATTCTCTCAAAACTCTCTTTTGTGTTCTTAGCTTTTCTGTCGCTTTGTTCTTATATTTCAAATTCGTTCATCTTTGTTCTTCTTTGGTGCCTTAGAAGAATTCTGTTTGATTTTCAATTATTGGGAGTTAGGTTAACTTAGGTGTTTTTTGAGGAAGAAAACCCTTAAGGCTGCATGGATTGTAAGGTAAAAATCTAAGTCCATGACACTAGTGCCTTACTACTAGCTACAAAAGTGTTTATTTGATCTAGCTATGTTTTGGATTGAGGGTGAATACAATTGTGTATACTATGCTAGTGTGATTTATGAATATGGACTTTACAGCTATGGTAAAAAAGTGGTTTAGCccaataaatctaaattttaaatttgtatatgatcgtaaatatgaatttatatgtgAATACGACTTTAAATATGTTCTAGACCAGACAAATATGGTGTACATGCTAAAGTTATACTTAATCTCCTTAAAAGTAAATTATGAGTATGGGCATTGCCACTAGGGCAGCCCAAtgaaattgaaactaaaatagaATATGCTTACAAATTTATAGTGATGTGGATTATTCAAGAATCGAAGTCGATTTGCTTTATAAAAAGAAGATATCAATGAACTACTATGAAATGGTTTCACGGGATTTAGCCAATTGTCTTGATCGTGTGATATCATTGAGAAATAGGAATCCATGTTATCAAAAGATTTCCTGCGATTATTTCTAGTATGGAATGAGTCAATCATCTACTTTGGTATCTTATTGACCAAAAATGGTGATATTGTTCCTCCATTGATCAAGAATTTCAGTTTTTGAGAAGTATTATGATCATCCAATAAGAaaggtttcaattttttcaaatgaACGATTTGAAGACCTATTGATTCTAACAATTGATTGCAATGTTGATCATTCTGACCTTTCAATTCATAGATGTGGATCTCAGACCTATGAATGGAAATATTCCCGAAACTCACAAAGAAAAAAGGAAGTGAGTTAGAAATTTGACTACATTTTTAACACTGCTAATAAGGTggatatttataatttacattttagagAGGTTAAAGTACCCTAATAACAAGatacaagaaaataatttttagttttaaggaACAATAATGTTTACAGAtagttttacttattaaaatttataaattttaaatactccTATTATATActcttaatcattttaattttaaaatttttttaatgtgaacTGAGTTGACACTTGTGGTATCAAACTCGGTCCAGCATCTTATAGTATAGATACttatatttcttaatttaattaaaaaataaccaatGCAGATGTTTTTTTGCTTAAATGGaagacaagaaaaagaaaaaggggcaAGTTATTGTAATTCTGGAATTCGCAGAtcttcatttaatatttaagaaatacaaataaatagTTCAAGCACTCCTCCATGCACCGTCTTagctcaattaaaaaaaataaaatgtgaagttTAACCCAAGCTGTGTCGAAGCACGCATTTGTTTAGGCACATTTGACTTGGACGGCCAAAGTCTTCCTGAGATGGGTACATGCGCCATTTTGGTCACTGAAGTGAATGCTATCTAGGGGGATTTGGCAGCTGGGCTTCCCCAAGCAATACTTCTCAACAACTTGCTTGGATTCTGGCGCTGTGCAATTTCCAATAAAGTAGGCTCCGCAAGCGCCAAATGGATCACCATAGCTGGCAAACTCCACTGCCACGATTTGCTTCTTGCCTGGACATATTAATTCAGCCCTTGGTTTCAAATCATTCACTTTGGGTTGGAGAGTACCATTTTTGGTTTCGAACAATCTCGGGGATGGTGGGTGAATTTCACTCACAGCACTGCAGATTGTATCCCTGTTCACTGTTACTATATGGACATCTTTAGGATTGCCTTCTTCTTCCTCAAGGAGGACAATCAGGTTCTTTGGCTTCAAGTATGCCCGTGGGATGTGGTACCTGCATTACATGAATTTTAGCTTCTTTctagtttataatttatatcGGTTAAAAGACTGTTTCAGCGTTTATAGTGTACATACTCGGATTGTGTTGGCTTCTTAAGAGGACTAAGGTAATTGTTCCAATATCGGCCAATGCTTCTACCATTGATCCAAACCATACCCTTCCCCATACCAGTCATAACAATGGCAACTGGGTTGTCCCCTTCTGGTGCATCAAAATATCCCTTGTACCATGTTAATGGTCCTCCTTGGTCTGGCTTTGTCCACTGAACAGACTTTGAGCCTTCTTCAGTAAacaatttcttcttttctccatCAATTCCAACCTGAAAGGGGATTCCAAATTACGTTTAAGAAGCCATCTCCACCACTAAACTATTACTTGAGATTTATTACAGAAAGTGACAAGTCCAGTGGGTACCTGATGGCCCCAACCATTTTGTGATATGTCGAGTGTTCCAGTGTTCAAACCAAGGATGGTGATAGAACGAGGCCCAGCAAACCTTTTCTCCATGTAGGCTCCGCTATCCTGGATTAGCAAACAAAATCACAtgttaattgattttataaatttcattttaagcgTAACAAAGTGCTTTAAGTTGCAGAAGCCTTACAGGGAGTCCCACTAAGTAGCCTAAGAGAGCAATATGGTTTTCCCCTTCCTTCAAGCTTACAGCTCTCTGGAAAACAAAGCTCTTCTCAACTTTGCTCCCATGTGCAGAACCGGCGTATTCACCATTTACATAGGCATGGATTCCATGGCCAAGACTTGCAACCCGTAAAACTGGGCTGACATTTTTCTTCATTGGTAAATCACGTCGACCCAACTTAAGGCTGCAGGCAGAAACTCATAGTTCAATATCCTATGTGTAACAGGTGAAAATCAAGGTGTTCATTTAAGTTTCAACTCACCTAGTTGTGTACCAAGCATAGTCGGTTGTATCTTTGGTCAAATGAAAAAGCTCCCTTGGCACGTCAAACTTAAATCCAAGTCCGACAGGAGGGACTTCCCTGTACATCTCCCAGTTAAAGTTCTTGTTTGCAATTTCTGATCTTACAAAGTTTCTTGAGTTATGTTGAGTTGTGACCTGAGTTAAAAAATCAATGGTAAGTTAATTCACAGGTTGTAAAACACAATGGGGCAGCTTATGTGAGCTTGTAGAATTGGAGATACCAGTTGAGTGTTGAAAACCACGGTCTTGCAATCAGGGAGGACGCTAATGGAACGAGCCGGCAGGCGAATGTCCTGGCCCCTGAAATTCACATGTTGTGCCAGACGAGTGTTATTGTTGGCCAAGAAAGCCGCACAAGCTGAAGTTCCAGGTTGTTGCCAGACTATAGCCTGCAATATCGCAATACATTAACTTAATTCCCTAGTAGACTAACCAATATCTATTTACCCAAAATCCAATTCGATTACTCCGTATAGTTGCATTGCTTACCTGTTGATCTGGACCCAACTTTAGAGTAGTAGGAACCCCCCAAAATAGAGCCCTTTTGCACAAACTCAAGGCCCTGTGGACGTCCTTAAGATGACCCCACTTTGGTTCCCTTTGAAGACCTAAAGCattaaaatgtgaaagttaGCTGCATACACAACTTCAATCCATAGATCATCAGATAACATGTTCTTAATCCTACCAAATTCATCAAGAGGGGCTTCGTCATAGTAACGAGTTGTTGTAAATGAGGCACTTGTCCTGCCAAAATTGGTGCCACCATAGTACTGCAGACACAAAAAGAACAGTGAGCTTTGTCTAAAAAGAGTGTCATTTAGCTAAGAAATGAACCCAGAGAAGACAGCCAATTATCTTCCTATACCATATAGTAGTTGACCATGCTTCCATTTTTGGAGAAGAATCGAGCAACTGAGTATGCCAAATCTTCAGCTGACCTTTGGGATGGTGGATCACCGAATACTCTATACCTGAATCGTTAAAAAACCCATTGAAACAGCCACAAAATTAGCCTATATATACACCAACATATTCGAATCTTCTTTAACATCTTCATATAAACTGCACCACTACTTACTGTGCAGTCCAGTTCTCAGTCCACAATGCCGGCTTGTTGCGCTTATTTGGACCATAGAAAGTATCTCCACAGTGCCTTCCATTGCATGTATTGATCTGAAGAACCAAGTATATTACATTTCTCACTTTGTTATGCCATAATAAACACGTTTTCcatctcattttttttttatcaattataaacTTACAACGGGATCTGGGGCATCCTCTGCTTGCACATGATCCATGGGACATTGGCATTCAAGCTAAGGGCCAGTTTTCCAGCCCATTGAACATAACTATCCCCTTTTTCCCTGAATGCTCGTTGAATAGTGTTGTATTCATTCTCGATCTGTGCTAAAATAATAGGTCCTCCTTGTGGAGCAAACAACTTCTCTTGCTTCAGTTTGTCAACAATCATGGTCACAAACCTTTTCATGTGTTTCTATACAAGTTAAAAGTTTGGTTCAGATTTGAAGCCTTGCATCATATTTTGTGTATAACTTTGATGTATTTATCCCTCAGAACATTACCTTGAAAGGTTCATTATCGGATCGGAAAATGATGTCGGGGACCTCTCTTAACCAATATGGTAATCCTCTGATAGTTTCAGTGCGAAAAAGTCAATATGGTGGACTCGTATCAATTTTAAAGAAGAATTTGAGAAAGTTTAAATGGTTACCCGTGATTCCATTCAGCCTGGATAAAGGGGCCAACCCTAACGACTGCATACAACTTATGCTCATGAATCAACTTGATGAACTTCACCAAGTCAAATTCTCCTTCAAAGTTGTACTGTCCCTCAACTGGTTCGTGTCCATTCCAGAAAACATACGTCTCAATCGTATTGATGCCTCCCTGCTTAGCTTTTTTAATCAGGTCCGGCCACATCTGCAAAATCCCAGTAGTTGTAAATAATCTAAatccatccatccatccatcaACCAAACTATATTATACAGAGAGAAAAGCAAAAGATGCATACATCTGGGGTGCTACGTGGGTAATGGATAGCTCCCGAAAAGAGAAGCTCTCGTTTGCCATTGATGATCAAGGACCTTGCGTCATATGTCACGCCCTGAGCCTTCTGACCTCCTACCTTACCTTCTTCGTCCCCTTCCTCGGTATCCTTCTGAATCTCTTCGACATTTGCATTGCTATAAGCAATCAACAACGTCGACAAAAAGAATATCATGAGTAAACGCCGAGGTTCTACCATTGTTATATATACCAGTAGAAGAACCTTTTATTCTTTGGGGTTGGAGCGGCGTTGCTACTATAAGTAACGAAAGGAGCCTCACTTTTACGGGGAGCCTCTTTAGCTTGGCAAAGAGGAGAAGCTCGAAGAACAACGTAGCATAAAGTcaattatttatagtgttgGGATTACTATTTTTAACCATCGAATGTTTGCTGgttttactattttttgttgagaaaatttgctatctttggAAGAAATTGAATTTTGGCTGTCACAGATTATCTAATCTTGTGGTGAAAtgtttgttaaattaatattttttataatgatGAATCtcatatgttattataatatctattaatataatctcataaatatttgtattattatatttatatttaagatttgTGTCAtgcaacttttaaaaattaaaaatctcatatggcatgtttctttttttggtcatgcaacttgttctaaattccttattacacaatatttattttaaactcatttatatattattactttataaattacctgttttcattttttatatattatttattccaaacttatacatatattacctatttatatatatatatataatttatttattgatttgtatattgttgatttcaaattttttctcttattattcattttcaaattcattctttttaaatttgtttacattttactttgccttatatttttattttattttatactctttgttttaaatttattggtctttgattattgatgctagtatttaaataattgtcattatgtgttttataaattgtttatttgtattttcatattgtcGTTTTTATCAAAGTTTTACGCATCcttttaaactttaatgcatgagacaagcttagttttagggttaaaatgtcgtatcctaacttaatggatgtgacatcttattacttcgGGACAAGGAGGTCTTAACATCAAATTCGATTTATTCGGGTTTTTaaataggattgtattttaaaatcttttcaaattttcgacattaggacgttaattaatcaattaggtactaATTTTTGGGCGTTCtgaggtgctaatccttcctcgtatgcgTAATCGACTCGAGCCCGTTTCTCGAATTTTGtaaaccaaaatcattattttaataaatcaaaatattttattaaaatgattaatctcaaGGTGACCCGAACACACctcaaaaaaagattggtggcgactccatttcgttttaaaagttgaccccatttttcaaaataaaaatagtttcgacaacTTGATGACTCCATTGGGGACTGTTGACACCAATTTTTTTGGATGGAAACGGGGTCGACTcgggttttgaaaaataaaatcgattgtgggagtcgccaccaatcctttttgataaggtgtgatcgggtcaccttgaaaagtggttgtttttaataaacgatttgattttattaaaacaacgagtttcgtctacgaaattcagaaaaatgggtttgggagtcggttacgtacgaggaaggattagcaccctcgtaacgcccaaaattggtacctagttgattagttaaagtcttaatgtcgaaaattgaaagctttgaagaattttaaaaatacgatccttgtattaaaatgctgaaaattttgggaaaacgGGAGGCATATTCCACgttaattgagaaagaaagcatcatatgcagtaagttaggacacaatgtctcgaattcccgatacgtaAAAATGCttgtttaaaagatattttcgAAATCTGGCTATTTACTCGTtctttagttaaaaatttaaaaagatgatTTATCTTGTGGTGAAAtgtttgttaaattaatattttttataatgatGATTATAATCtcatatgtttttataatatctattaatataatctcataaatatttgtattattatatttatatttaagatttgTGTCAtgcaacttttaaaaattaaaatctcatatggcatgttttttttgtttgtgtcATGCAACTTGTTCTAAATTCCttattacacaatatttattttaaattcatttatatattattactttatatgttacctattttcatttttatatattatttattctaaacttatacatatattacctatttatatatatatatataatttatttattgatttgtatattgttgatttcaaatttctttttctcttattattaattttcaaattcattatttttaaattcgtttacattttattttgccttatttcttttattttatactctttgttttaaattcattggtatttgattattgattctagtatttaaataattgtcattatgtgttttataaattgtttatttgtattttcatattgccGTTTTTTAATCAAAGTTTTTACGCATCGTTTTAATATTGCTttaattttctctaatttttaaaaagaaaacttttaaaaataaggcagTATTCGGTACTTTGGAGCTTTgagaaaatcgtgccctaacttactgggtttcgattttttttatccaaataaccgaatatcctttttaaactttaatgcatgagacaagcttagtttcgagggttaaaatgtcgtatcctaacttactggatgtgacatcttattacttcgGGACAATGAGGTCTTAACATCAAATTCGATTTATTCAGGTTTTtaaaaaggatcgtattttaaaatcttttcaaatttttgacattaggacgttaattaatcaattaggtaccaatttttgggcgttacgagagtgctaatccttcctcgtgcgtaactgactctcgagcccgttttctcgaattttgtagaccaaaatcattattttaataaatcaaaatattttattaaaatgattaatctcaaggtgacccgatcacacctcaaaaaaagattggtggcgactccattttcgttttaaaagtcgaccccatttttcaaaataaaaatggtttagacaacttggcgactccactggggaccataagagagtcaagccgtaaattgattaatttttgtcttttttgtcgaaagttgaaattttggtttttaacatatgatcctctcattgcatttcatctgttttgagttatagttttcatcatgttttgtattttaaatttttatatctccacacattgcattgcatgaccgttggtcacacccttttaagtgggagtgagaagctgcTCCTTCATGAGgctttcacctccgtgcaggatagtggattgcTTCCGGGATatatccgtacctatgtcttcgtgatattttcatctctgtgcagccatagggaaatgtattcccctgaattgaactcggtccatat from Gossypium raimondii isolate GPD5lz chromosome 1, ASM2569854v1, whole genome shotgun sequence harbors:
- the LOC105785912 gene encoding LOW QUALITY PROTEIN: beta-galactosidase 13 (The sequence of the model RefSeq protein was modified relative to this genomic sequence to represent the inferred CDS: inserted 1 base in 1 codon); its protein translation is MVEPRRLLMIFFLSTLLIAYSNANVEEIQKDTEEGDEEGKVGGQKAQGVTYDARSLIINGKRELLFSGAIHYPRSTPDMWPDLIKKAKQGGINTIETYVFWNGHEPVEGQYNFEGEFDLVKFIKLIHEHKLYAVVRVGPFIQAEWNHGGLPYWLREVPDIIFRSDNEPFKKHMKRFVTMIVDKLKQEKLFAPQGGPIILAQIENEYNTIQRAFREKGDSYVQWAGKLALSLNANVPWIMCKQXDAPDPVINTCNGRHCGDTFYGPNKRNKPALWTENWTAQYRVFGDPPSQRSAEDLAYSVARFFSKNGSMVNYYMYYGGTNFGRTSASFTTTRYYDEAPLDEFGLQREPKWGHLKDVHRALSLCKRALFWGVPTTLKLGPDQQAIVWQQPGTSACAAFLANNNTRLAQHVNFRGQDIRLPARSISVLPDCKTVVFNTQLVTTQHNSRNFVRSEIANKNFNWEMYREVPPVGLGFKFDVPRELFHLTKDTTDYAWYTTSLKLGRRDLPMKKNVSPVLRVASLGHGIHAYVNGEYAGSAHGSKVEKSFVFQRAVSLKEGENHIALLGYLVGLPDSGAYMEKRFAGPRSITILGLNTGTLDISQNGWGHQVGIDGEKKKLFTEEGSKSVQWTKPDQGGPLTWYKGYFDAPEGDNPVAIVMTGMGKGMVWINGRSIGRYWNNYLSPLKKPTQSEYHIPRAYLKPKNLIVLLEEEEGNPKDVHIVTVNRDTICSAVSEIHPPSPRLFETKNGTLQPKVNDLKPRAELICPGKKQIVAVEFASYGDPFGACGAYFIGNCTAPESKQVVEKYCLGKPSCQIPLDSIHFSDQNGACTHLRKTLAVQVKCA